A single genomic interval of Methanosarcinales archaeon harbors:
- a CDS encoding type II toxin-antitoxin system HicA family toxin: MTRLQVVDARKMEKLLFKLGFERVRQKGSHVFYKHPDGRTTTIPHHSGRDLAKPLIKEILRGIEVNKAEFNEYLKRL; the protein is encoded by the coding sequence TTGACAAGACTTCAAGTAGTTGATGCCAGGAAAATGGAAAAGTTATTGTTTAAATTAGGTTTTGAACGAGTTCGTCAAAAGGGAAGTCATGTATTTTATAAACATCCGGATGGGAGAACTACAACAATTCCCCATCATAGTGGAAGAGATTTAGCGAAACCATTGATTAAAGAAATTTTAAGAGGAATAGAAGTAAATAAGGCAGAATTCAATGAATATTTAAAAAGGTTATAA
- a CDS encoding type II toxin-antitoxin system HicB family antitoxin, which yields MPRITAYVEKDIESGLYVAIVPGIPGAHTQAETLDELQTNLIEVLELCLEEMDPDEKQHLPEFVGIQQVEVTC from the coding sequence ATGCCAAGAATAACTGCATATGTTGAGAAAGATATAGAATCTGGTTTATATGTAGCTATAGTCCCTGGAATTCCTGGTGCACACACACAAGCTGAGACTTTAGATGAGCTGCAAACTAATCTAATAGAAGTACTTGAATTGTGCCTAGAAGAAATGGACCCTGATGAAAAACAGCATCTGCCAGAATTTGTAGGAATACAACAGGTAGAGGTGACTTGTTGA